The sequence CAACTTATatgaccaatgtgatcaagttagtgccacgttattaatagactcacaccaatttatactctacagctaaaaatgcacacactaCGCacgctttgttatgtaaaaggtgatcgGTTAAAACTGCTCGTTCACACGCTCCCACCTCCCAAGTTGTTGGTCCCAGTGCAGTacccacacgctgctccccccttgtgcaggcatcctgttgttatcatctttctgtccaactctcttacctctctgtgaatacacagtttctttgtctcccttggccttgcacatgtccttcacaacacctgcagcttgttagagctgcggcctgttattacaatcaagttacttggtctgggttgctcataatatgcccgttttcttccagccactccacattTTGGGTCTGACTCGACTTGCGTCGCCACAATTGGTTACCTCAACGTGCTGATGTGACCCCAATAAGGGGTATCATAAGGAGACCGTGAGACTGTGACCAGCGGGTTGCTGGGGAGATGGAGCCTGGTGAAGCAGAATAGCGCAGTGGAGCGGCTGCAAGATCCCAGGAGAACGTGACACCAGAAATGTGAGCCAacagggacagcatggggactAATTTAAGGAAGATACCATGGTGCTGTCAGTGTGGAAGTTAGTGTTACAGCAGCGTGGAACTACTTTAGATGGGCTCTGGTTAAGATGTATGTTATTGTGGGCCAAGAGACAAGGAGTAGAAGCATCCACCATGACTGCTTTTAGTGTGTCGACCTGGGAGAATTTGGGATCGACACTGTTAGAAGCTGCGGCgaaaggggacaaagaggtGTCGTGGCTTTTGGCTACATGGGCACTGCTTAGTGATGCTGGGACGGgggcttgaaaagtcagcaagacGTCAGTGGGGGTGTATCAGCCAGACCTCCCCTGGATCACCCTTCAGTCAACAGACAAGAGGGTGAGGtcgtgggggagggggagaatccGTGCCCCTTACCAGTCACCACTCCTCAATGTCTCAAAGCCCCCAGATCTGCCCAATGGCATCGACCTATGTTCGGTAGTGATTCCGAGGATGAGGACGGCAAGCAGAAACCTCGGCGGACTGATCCCTGCCCCCCTGAGTCCCACCGACATTTATGGCAGCCcacactccctcctcccacagctgcttctcccctcccgcctgccccctctgctcctcccctgcctACGCAGGGTGGAAATGCCAAAAATCGGGAATCATGTCCAGCTACGACAAGGTTATCAGTCAGAGGCAGTGATgaatgtggtggtggtagaAATCCAGTATCCAGTGTAATGGTAATGCCACGCGGCCCTCGGCaattttggcaggctgtaaaAGATGGGGTacagaaagagggaaactgGAATTTAGTAGGACATACAGGTAGACCGCTCCTTGATGTTACTACTCCTTCCACTGTTGCACTGCATGCATGTCCTGTTATAACAGGAGACGTGGCTGCTGGTAATCCCAAGGTTCATACAGCACCTGCTTGGAAAGTagtgcaggacttgcaaaaacctgtttctcagtACGGGGTGAATTCGTCGGTTACAAAGCAATTATTACATTTGCTTACCATGGACACTTGGACTCCTTTCGATATTTCTCAGGTGGCGCAGATCGTTTTCCAACCTGTGCCACTATCAGTCTCCCACGGCACATGGCGGGCAGCGGTGgaacagcaagggctgcagaaTATGAACCTTGCACAGGATGATCCCCGGGTTGGTAATGGGCCTGACGTGTTGATGGGTACTGGGCAGTATGCCAGCCCTCAACATCAGGCTCAGTGGTCCACCCTAGTGTTAGATCAAGTCCAAAATAACCAAGTCCATGTTAGTGTTTGTGATATAGACTTTACGGATCAAATATGTGCCTTAGTTTCTACACCTGTGCCTCCTGTTATGATTCCAAAAAATACACGCCTTGCTCAGCTTGTGCTTTTTGAGAGTTTTGTTCCCCAAACAGAGCCTAGATGACGGGTCAATGAAGGATTCACCTCCATTGGAATACCTCAAGTGTCTTGGACACAAGAACCATCTCCACAAGGACCCAACATGACCTGCACTCTGGCGTTGTCGGGAGGCACTCCGGCACAAGTGAAGTTGAGCGGTCTTCTGGATACCGGAGCAGACGCAACTGTCATATCGAGAAAGGACTGGCCACCTCATTGGCCTCTGGTAAATAACGCAGCGGGAGATGTAGGTCGGGGGGGCGTGACTACAAGCTACTTGTCTGTAAAACCTATACAGATCAAAACACAAGAAGGACAGACTGCCTCCGTCCGGCCATACGTTACCACCACAGCACTCACTCTGTGGGGCCGAGATTGTCTAGGACAGTGGGGAGTTTGGATCACCACGGATTTTTAACTGGGGCCACTGTACTGCAGGCAGTGAAACAGCCTCCCCTTGGTCTACTTGGCTGACCGACAGACCAGTATGGGTAGGTCagtggcccctgccccaggaaaagctgtgtgcccGGCATGAAttacttaaggaaaaattaaacacgGGCCACACTGAAGAGTCACATAGCCCGTGGAACAGCCCtgtatttgtgatgaaaatgatTTCGGGGAAATGGCGATTGCTGCATGACCTGCGTAAAGTCAATGCAGTGGTGGCCCCTGTGGGGGCCTTGCAGCCGGGATTGCCGTCTGCCACCGTGATACCAATGGAGTGGGACATTGTAGTTATTGATCTGTAAGGCTGTATGTTCACCATTCCTTTAGAtccagaagacaaagcagaCAAAGCCAAGTCGGTTGTTGCAGTATGGTTGgatttgcctttgcagtctaaGAAAAATTCTGTTGGATGGTCCAATTTTGTCAACTTGATCATAAGAATCTGAAAAAGATGTTTAGAGTTGACTGCAGTGGATCCAACAGCTGTGATTATCCCTGTACAACAATTCAATTTTGAATGGGCGCTGTCAAACGctactgcccttcaagtggctcttgCCAGTTTTCAAGGGCAAGTTCAGCACCATCATCCACCTCATccacttttgaaaatgactgtagatgtaactttgcagccacggcagcTAAATCAGAGATGCCCAGTCAAAGGTGACACAGTGTTTACGGACAGGTCTGGAAAACCATGAAAAGCCACTGCTGCTTGGAAGCAGGACGGGCAATGGCATTCCCAAATTGTATATTTGGAAGGAACCCTGGAAGTTGAAGAGTTACAAGCTGCGGCCTTGGCATTTCAGTTCTTCCCAGGCACTCTTAATCTTGTTACTGATTCAGCCTAtgtggcagccctccttcccAAGTTGGATATCACTGTCCTTGGCCATGTCAACCATCCCAAACTTTTAGCAGCTTAGACTTTAGGTTGGGAAGGAATTTGGAAACGCCGCTCTCCATTTTATGTTATGCATTTTACAGCTGTTCTTCCCTACCCGTTCTCTAATTGAAGGCAATGCTAGAGCTGATGCTCtagtttctgtggctctgtcacTGCCTGTTCCTGATGCCCACCAGCAGGccgtgttagcccaccaatttTATCATCGTATTTGGCAATCCTGGTATCATCAACTTGGCCAAAAGcgtctctctcaggctgctgcatgcagcattgttgcagcctgtccagactgTCCAAATGTTACCTCCATACCCAGTCTTGGAGTCAGTCCTAGAGGCCTTCAAGCTTTAAAActttggcaaacagatgtcagtCATTACAACGAGTTTGACAGACAAAAATATGTCCATGTTACAATAGGCACATATTCTGCTGCAATGATTGCTACTGCCCACACAGGTGAGACCAGTCGTGAGGTCATTTGGCACTGGCAACGTGCTTCGTCTGTGCTCGGTGTCCCCCTTGAAATCAGAACGGACAATGGACCTGCCTATAGCTCCAAGTCCATCATTCAGTTCCTTTCCCGGTGGGGGATCTCCCACAAATTTGGTATTCCCCATTCCCCCGCGGGCCAAGCCATCGTTGAACGCATGAACAATACTCTCAAATGCCTGCTTGAAACACAAGAAGGGGGAATGAAGgaaatgaccccagaggcacgttcagagaaagcatgctgtgttttgaactttttgaaaatctctgccaaccatgcggtgcctcccattgtgcgGCACTTTGTGTCACTTGGTAATAAGCAGCCAAAGCACAAAGGTGTCTTAGCAGGCATGAAAGACCTTGTACTAGGCAGTGGTCAGGACTGCATAGATTGTTAccttgggggagaggttatgcttgtgtctttACAGATGAAGGTCTGCAATGGATACCagctcgctgtgtgcggcctgagaTTAGCGTGCTGGATCGTGGGAGCACGGCTGCCaccagtcaacccaacaactgatgtgtggtctccttagcacagcaactGAACCCATCCCGGTTTGGTGTGTCTCTGGTGCAAGGCAGTCAACCCTCCCACACATGCCTGGttggtgtgcccttcctcaAAACTGACTTGCAACGTGTGTTAACAGACATTATTGCACAAAAGCCGAATGTACGATTTCATCAAAGACTTTGAGTAATGAAGGATCTTACTGAAAACCTTGGTATTTGGGATAATAGGTTAACTCTGTATAACGGTAACCCACAAGAAATTGATGTTGTTGGCACATTGAATGCTGATAGTTGtttttatgtagatgctaatgtacCGGGAGGCCATGATGGCACCATGGCACCCACATAAATCAATATGTGCTCATGCTGATAAGCATAATGTGTTTAAACACAGTATAGCTTTGgatgaaacatgtaatggtGTAGTTGAGTCATGGAACTGATGGGAATGTATTGCAGCAGCTCTTCTCTTAcccggagcagcagcagggaaagcattaaaagagttaaatcaccttaTTTGTTAGGTAGTTAAGAATGCAAATCAAACCTCTAGTGTTTTGGGATTGTTAGCTGATGATTTGCCACCACATGTgattttacaaaacagagcagctattgagtttttgttgttgactcaggacatggctgtgaggatctTGATGGCGTGTACTGCATGGATTTAGGTGCcacattgcagcaacatgttaccaaaacCTGAGAAACTGTCAGGGGTTTTTTGGCATCAATTCACTCAGTTGGcggtattgtttgtttgctattgcctaGTTTGTGTCATATTTGCCAAGGGCCCTGCAGCGCACAGCACACCTGCCGCAAACAGCAcacagctgttcaaaaacaaaataggggaattgttggggtctgcagtcGGTCTGCTAATGAGTTAGTTGACTTTGAAGGCTTAGTCGCGTACCTTTAAGACATCTACAAAAATGTCAGgcatgtaaacaggatgtgaaaaaACCAGAACTTAaaaccgcagcatacgggcgcctacagcaacagcaaacagcaagcaagGAGAAGACATAAAGCCTATCAGCATCTGACACatgtactgtctaagatatataagcaATATGTTAAAACAATAAATGCCATTTTAGCCATATTGCCTGAACTCACCCACGCATATACAGTGGTTTTGAGTCTGtctcgacttgcgtcaccacaccAACTGTGAcaagagctatgggacttgTGTGTAACAAGTGTCAGTGCGAACAAGGCTGCCTTTATATTGAAAGTGGCTgcctttacatttaaaataggaaTGGATCTGGGTCTCACTGAGCCCTGGAGTAGGACAGAGGTGACCATGCAACAGATGTTCCTGATGGGGGCTGGGGTGTAAgacaaagaagggaaaggagtgGTGTTAGGGACCTCTTGGGGAATCTGGGGCAGCTTGTGTGGTGTGTCCAGGGGATATGGCACAGAGCAGGCCCCTCAGTCCTTCTCCTTAATTGCCTTGGTTCCTTCACCATGACCCCTAGATCTGCACACCTGCTGTGTGCCCCGACCTGCTGTGTGCCCACACCATGCAGACTCACCCAGCTTAAATCTACACTGGTATTTTCCTCTACCAGGCACTTCCCAGATATCAGTACTGGGAAAAAACTCTTTTATTACATAGATGTGACACAGGAGTCTAGCTGCACCATCCCCCAAAGCACACGTATAAAGGCCTCTGGGTCAAACAGGCTAGGTTCCTGCCTTGAGGAAGTGGACTCCATGCAGGCattgcaaaacaaacaggatTGTCACAGATTAAATGCTAAATGCACAGGAAGTTCCAGAGATGACCAGGAAATGCCTTGTGAGGAGATTCAGgcagttcagtgctgctgagagacacctgactgcatcagcttcttcagtgcgtccttcagctcctggttcctcatgctgtagatgagggggttcactgctggaggcaccaccgaGTACAGAACTGACACCaccaggtccagggatggggaggagatggagcgGGGTTTCAGGTAGGCAAATatggcagtgctgagaaagagggagaccacggccaggtgagggaggcacgtggaaaaggctttgtgccgtccctgctcagaggggatcctcagcacagccctgaagatctgaaCGTAGGACAGCACAATGAAAACGAAACATCCACAGACTAAACAGGAACTAATCACTAgaagccccacttccctgaggtaggtgtgtgagcaggagagcttgaggatctgtgggatttcacagaagacctgtcccagggcattgccttggcagagcggcagtgacagtgtattggccgtgtgcagcgcagcatagagaaacccactggcccaggcagctgctgccatgtggacacaagctctgctgcccagcagggtcccgtagtgcaggggctggcagatggccacgtagcggtcataggccatgacggtgaggagagaacactctgctgaaaggaaaaagacaatcaggaagagctgtgcagcacatcctgggtaggagatgtccctggtgtcccagagggagttggccatggctttggggagagtggtggagatggagcctaggtcgaggagggagaggttgaggaggaagaagtacatgggggtttGCAGGTGGTGGTCGCACACTACTGTGATGATGATGAGGCcattggccatgagggcagccaggtagatgcccagggagagccagaagtgcaagagctgcagctcccgcgtgtctgccaatgccaggaggaggaactgggtgatggagctgctgttggacctgtgctgcctctgggcatatggtcctgtcacaggagaaaaagacagtgaTAATTTAGGGGAgacttctgcaagcaaaatcaaagccatttcccacagaccatccccccgtcacacacagacatccctctcttttctcggagaccttcctgcagctgtgtggctgcagccctgcttggtgctggccGTGTGGGTGATGAAGAGCAGGGCATCTGCCCACGGGCTCTtgaccagccagccccactctgcagcagtgggtgggggcagggaccaGTCCTGGTGTTTAACTTTGTCCTCTGAAACCAGTGCCAACGCAGAAGGGCTGGTCAGCGTCTGCAGCGCCAGTGCTAAGGAACGGGAAGGGTGAAGGCATTGTAAGAGAgctttagtttttttcacagctccccccccatctctcctgttgagtattttcagatgtcagaaaagcagagcatttttgcTGCCCTCCGGGGGAACAGAGTGAGGTCTGTGAGGCAAGAGGATTGCCTGTGGGTGAGTGCACAGTGAGGGGAGGTGGTCTGTCCTTCTGGTTCCCAGTTTCTATGGGCTTGCACCTTCCTGAGATGAATGGTGGCCACACTCCCATGTTACCCTGAAATACcacaaggcactgctgagaacggactgacccaccacagaccagTAAAGGTTGTAGACTTTTATCAGAACTCACcatcccacccacagcaaaggatacacagctcatttcacccaccccaacagtgtt is a genomic window of Falco peregrinus isolate bFalPer1 unplaced genomic scaffold, bFalPer1.pri scaffold_42, whole genome shotgun sequence containing:
- the LOC129783492 gene encoding olfactory receptor 14C36-like, with product MANGLIIITVVCDHHLQTPMYFFLLNLSLLDLGSISTTLPKAMANSLWDTRDISYPGCAAQLFLIVFFLSAECSLLTVMAYDRYVAICQPLHYGTLLGSRACVHMAAAAWASGFLYAALHTANTLSLPLCQGNALGQVFCEIPQILKLSCSHTYLREVGLLVISSCLVCGCFVFIVLSYVQIFRAVLRIPSEQGRHKAFSTCLPHLAVVSLFLSTAIFAYLKPRSISSPSLDLVVSVLYSVVPPAVNPLIYSMRNQELKDALKKLMQSGVSQQH